In Hemibagrus wyckioides isolate EC202008001 linkage group LG16, SWU_Hwy_1.0, whole genome shotgun sequence, the sequence CTGTGGTATTTCTTTCAGCAAGAAGTCACATCCTTGATGCTGTGTATGACTTTAATATCCACCTGGTATACTAACTGTGTAAAAATGCCTTAGCtcaaaaaatgaaattttttttttccttttaatttttAGACACTGATAGTACATCAAATTTGGGGGGTTTTGCTTCTGACCTTTTTCTCAGGTACTGCATTTATTTTACTTCCTGTCCATCGAGTTACTGACATAGCAATGgtttagtaataaataaataaaccatatgTACAATTTTTTCaagttttaaaacttaaaacttCCTGTCTTTTATTACAACACCTTTACATATACTTATTCACTGTTAATAACAATCATCTGACTCACACATAAACAGCATAACAATGTTGAATCACTTTTAACAATCTCTTTCAGCTGTGAAAACATGGACTTGCAGTCAGTTTAATTCCACACAGATAGTTCACAAAGGATCGTCAACTAGCATCAACTGTTATTCGAAACAGAACTGTTGTCTCAGAAGCAAGGGCGTTGCTTTTGCAGTAGATTTGAGAAgaaaacatttactgtgtgcATACTTGTATTTAAACCAGTCCTGGAATAGACAGATCTGCAATGACAACATCAGATTTGTATGGATTCCAGAAACGGAGCAAATATCGTTTGACTTGCTAAATGTTCAGATAAATCATTCTGCCGATTACACGTGTACAATAGTTCAATACTTTCCACCTCCTACACACTGCGTGTTAATCCAGAGGACATTCATTCATGTAACAGGTAAGAactgaatcattttatttattgatttatttattcattcactccctcacatcaacatgtaattataattgtttatatacatatattgtgCTTTGTGTAAAAACATTATCACAAGAAAGTCTTCTTCTGTTTGTAACATTTACACCTTACAAATTGCCTGTGAATATTCTTTGCTCTacatgacaaaataaaaataaaaataaaaaaacctctTAATTTTCATGGCTCAAGTCAAGCCATACTATTAGCTTAAAGGGAACGTGATGCAGAGCAGGGTTTCAAAAATacattcatatgttttttaCATTAATGATATTTAAGCTATTGGTGGTGCAGGTGGAAGCTGACAGGTTCAGGAAGCTCACGGAGGGTGGAGTGATGTGCGAAAAcgtgagaggaataaaaattCTGACCTGAAGCAAGTTCAGAATACTCCATTAGTCTACTCTATTAATGAAAAGGGACTTGAATTCCACAAGTAGCCTTATACAAAGTAGAGACTTATTGTGGATtaagtttgttgttttgttgttagaTCATTTTTCTGGGCTGAATAATTGTAGGTAAGCTATATTTGTAGGTAACCCCCCTCTGCCTATAGCTGTTATTGTTTTGGATTGGTTGTTtaattcaaatgaaagaccTAAAACAAAATTTTTTGATAGACAAATTTTGATGGACAGTTTATGTTTCATGCACCCCCCCCCCTTACCCCAACCTCCCTTTGCAGCATCTCCTTCTGTTTCTGTGGCATGTGTGAGAGGGCATGATGGAGCTCCCACAATGCTTTGTGCTTCTGAGGGCTTTTACCCTGCTGATCTGAAGCAGGCCTGGCTCAGAGATGGAGAATACATCAGTTACATGAACACTGCACTTCAAAGACCGACATATGAAGAAACTCTGAGCACTTCTCACATCAACTGGacctacagaaacaacacagatgGGTCCTACAGCCTTTTGTCATACCTTCACTTGTCTGCAGACATAAAAGAGCAGGTGATGTACTACTGCTGGGTGAATCACACAACACTGAGCAAACCAATCACGGTTATCATGTCCTCTACTGAGTGCACTGAGAGAGAAGTGGAATTTACGGGTATGaatttttaatctgattttatttcaatatttcgAGGTAGTTTtaatttgtataataataattgttcatTGGTTTAATAACTTTTATTGCTGCCCCACCTATGGTATCCAATTAAGAATAAAGAGTGTGCCTCGTACTATTGATATCTTTACAGGTTTAGTTGTTCGTTTTATAGTCGTTGGGACCCTCTTTGGCTTGTTGATTGCCACTGCTATGTTCATCGAAATTTACTTTCAATACCTcagtaagtacacacacacacacacacacacacgtatataaaAATGCATCAGTTTTCAGTGCAGCTTTTACAGGGACATTCATTTTTCTGAGCATCTTGGAGAATCTGTCAAAATTTCTGACTGTCatacttttttctgtttttgcagATAAAACCAGACTGACTTCATTATGATTTCCTCCGAAAAGTGGTGTATTGTGTAATATGTTGCTTTCTTTACTGCCATACAaagattttccttttttccttttttttactccaatacattttctgttcggcATTTTCGTTGTGTGTGTTATCGGAATTTTGTatgtagcagcagtgagcttcgtattacattccggcccctctgttcatgaacgtaatgtgtgagtaactgtgCGTGTACGTGCATgcatgtaaaaagtccagtaagAAACGTTAACACAGTCACTAGTTTACGcaagtctgctattgcacaaaatatcttcataaacaaagctgacgtcaaatcaaggagactggcacacagacaatgatgtCAATTTGTCAAAATCTCCGTTTGCCCCGTCCACACAACACGGAGAACGGAGTTTTACAAAATCTTTACATTagaaggagttttccaaaagctccgttttcaacgacctcaaactgcattagcatgtggacgaaaggCCAAAACGCAGAGaaaatctcccttcttaaaaatccccgatgcacatgtatggaaacactgatactgtacacttcattacaatacagttctaaaggcctattttttctttcatgcaagtcttatttttttggtggtgcatttattgagaagtttaagaaagaaagcaatacagaataaaattcatgattctccaaattattacagtcttgctttttttttattaatttacttctgcttttactttccatacttgaatacattcatgaaaatacagTAGAAAAATGATACAGTAGTAATAGttaaagtcaaccattataattctacttgagtaaaagtcttaaagtatctgaaataaactgtacttaagtatcaaaagttaCTACTTTACTACTTAACTTTTgatacagtttatttcagatactttaagacttttactcaagtagaattataatggttgacttttacttgagtcattttctaccaaaatacctgtacttttactcaagtgtggcctttgggtactttatacaacactgattGTATGTATgctcacagtgtgtgtggttctggTATGAGTAAATCGGGTAGAAAAATGGTACTTTATGAATTACATTATAAAGAGTGTTTTTGCTTTTGTCACttgtaattctgtgtaattCTGTGATGAAATACTGTTGCCTGTGTTTGCTGTATTCCTGTACAGGAAGCACCATTTCCTAGGTTGGTTTCTTCAGAAAGTAGAACTGAActgattaaatttatttatttatttatttatttatttatttatttatttatttatttatttatttttccttgattgtgtgtatctgtgtttacAAGAAGTCTCAATCTATATATGCTAACTAAATACTGCCAAATTTGTCCTTTAGAGATTTGAAACCCTAACCATAATCTTTAGGCAATCTTGCTAACCTGGAATGATGTTGTA encodes:
- the LOC131366584 gene encoding uncharacterized protein LOC131366584 isoform X1, translated to MTLIVHQIWGVLLLTFFSAVKTWTCSQFNSTQIVHKGSSTSINCYSKQNCCLRSKGVAFAVDLRRKHLLCAYLYLNQSWNRQICNDNIRFVWIPETEQISFDLLNVQINHSADYTCTIVQYFPPPTHCVLIQRTFIHVTASPSVSVACVRGHDGAPTMLCASEGFYPADLKQAWLRDGEYISYMNTALQRPTYEETLSTSHINWTYRNNTDGSYSLLSYLHLSADIKEQVMYYCWVNHTTLSKPITVIMSSTECTEREVEFTGLVVRFIVVGTLFGLLIATAMFIEIYFQYLNKTRLTSL